A region of Acetomicrobium sp. S15 = DSM 107314 DNA encodes the following proteins:
- the glyQ gene encoding glycine--tRNA ligase subunit alpha: MNFQEIIFRLERFWAGRGCVIQQPYDIEVGAGTLNPATTLRALGPEPWRVAYVEPSRRPADGRYGENPNRLQHYYQYQVLIKPAPSDIQDIYLESLEALNIDPADHDIRFVEDDWEAPTIGAWGLGWEVWVDGMEVTQFTYFQQVGGIDMNPVPAEITYGLERIAMFVQKAESVFDLAWVGDITYGDIHHRGEVEHSRYNFDEADTDMLFQLFLIYETEARRLADKGLPLPAYDYVLKCSHTFNLLEARKAISVTERTGYISRIRAIAGLCCSAYLRQREEIGYPLTSKFSAVERGGAEA; this comes from the coding sequence ATGAATTTTCAAGAGATCATATTCCGCCTGGAACGTTTTTGGGCGGGGCGCGGGTGCGTGATTCAGCAGCCTTACGACATAGAAGTAGGGGCTGGGACGCTCAACCCGGCGACGACGCTTCGCGCGTTGGGTCCAGAGCCGTGGAGGGTGGCTTATGTGGAGCCATCTCGCAGGCCTGCCGACGGCCGTTATGGCGAAAATCCCAACAGACTGCAACATTACTATCAATACCAGGTGCTGATAAAACCGGCTCCCAGCGATATTCAGGACATCTATCTCGAAAGCTTAGAGGCCTTGAATATAGACCCCGCCGATCACGACATCAGATTCGTCGAAGACGACTGGGAGGCGCCGACTATAGGGGCTTGGGGCCTGGGGTGGGAGGTCTGGGTCGATGGCATGGAAGTTACCCAGTTTACCTACTTCCAGCAGGTAGGCGGCATAGACATGAATCCGGTTCCTGCCGAGATCACCTATGGGCTTGAGAGGATCGCCATGTTCGTCCAGAAGGCCGAAAGCGTGTTCGATCTCGCATGGGTCGGCGATATAACCTATGGCGACATCCACCATAGGGGAGAGGTTGAGCATTCGCGCTACAATTTCGACGAGGCGGACACGGACATGCTCTTTCAGCTCTTTTTGATATACGAAACCGAGGCTCGTCGCCTGGCCGATAAAGGGTTACCGCTGCCCGCGTACGATTACGTCCTCAAGTGCTCGCACACTTTTAACCTCTTGGAAGCTCGCAAAGCCATCAGCGTGACCGAGCGCACTGGTTATATCTCCCGCATCCGAGCCATAGCCGGCCTTTGCTGTTCCGCTTACCTGCGCCAGAGGGAGGAGATCGGCTATCCGTTGACGAGCAAGTTCTCCGCCGTCGAAAGGGGAGGCGCCGAAGCATGA
- a CDS encoding lipid-binding SYLF domain-containing protein, protein MKGAKKVGLILLLALFTTSVSFSAADAKTPEQRITLATQLLQDMKGQSDVEGLTDYLKDCVGVAIFPNVTKAGFVFGAEYGEGLLLRRAPNSTKWYGPSFLSIGGVSLGLQIGVQSTALVLVIMDEAGLEALKKEHVNLGADVSIAAGPAGRRAGVATSSIYSYSMAKGVFAGVSLGGGTVDTDENANIAYWGKKYTPEEILQKRATSDKVKPLINELNSLIAMAKSNSEKK, encoded by the coding sequence ATGAAAGGGGCGAAGAAGGTAGGGTTAATATTGTTGTTGGCGCTCTTTACGACGAGCGTTTCCTTTTCTGCGGCCGATGCCAAGACTCCAGAACAAAGAATTACATTAGCAACGCAGCTTCTTCAGGATATGAAAGGACAAAGCGACGTCGAAGGCCTGACAGATTATTTGAAGGATTGCGTGGGCGTTGCGATTTTCCCGAATGTCACGAAGGCGGGTTTCGTCTTCGGGGCGGAGTACGGAGAGGGATTGTTGCTTCGCCGAGCCCCAAATTCGACCAAATGGTACGGGCCCTCTTTTTTAAGCATCGGCGGGGTCTCTCTGGGCCTCCAAATAGGTGTGCAATCGACTGCGCTGGTATTGGTGATAATGGATGAAGCAGGGTTGGAAGCGCTCAAGAAAGAGCACGTTAATTTGGGAGCCGACGTCTCTATAGCAGCAGGGCCGGCCGGGCGCAGAGCAGGTGTGGCCACGAGTTCTATCTACAGTTATTCTATGGCAAAAGGTGTTTTTGCTGGGGTTTCCTTGGGTGGTGGAACAGTGGATACCGATGAAAACGCCAATATAGCTTACTGGGGCAAGAAGTATACCCCCGAAGAGATATTGCAGAAACGCGCGACGAGTGACAAGGTAAAGCCCTTAATTAATGAGTTAAATTCTCTTATAGCCATGGCAAAATCGAATAGCGAGAAAAAATAA
- the glyS gene encoding glycine--tRNA ligase subunit beta: MKACDLVFEIGTEEMPASYVVWALGEVKRLAEEEFKASRITFSSMESYGTPRRLALIVKDVPERQENLYEEHRGPAWNQAYDANGNPTKAAYGFARGKGVPLESLRVKDYNGTQYVVSVIEREGRPTTEVLPEVMVRITKGLVFPKNMYWDDPALRFARPIRWILCLWGESVIPFEIGRSSSGRVTRGHRFMGAKGIEIRTADEYMDKLYDNYVIVDHNKRREKLLSGISAIGKELAATVDAQPRLVEENCFLVEYPVPFYGSFDKSFLELPEEVLTTVMVHHQRYMPVRGSDGKLKPYFVGISNNRATEMGVVVDGNERVLRARFADAAFFWEKDLERPLSGRVVDLKHIVYQEQLGSLYDKTLRIRELSIWLCEALGKDEVKELVERAAYLSKADLVTQMVYEFPELRGVMGREYARRNGEPDAVVKALYEQYLPAYAGDRLPSDVVGAIVGIADRIDSIVSCFKVGLVPTGSQDPYGLRRAARCVTEVIWGLALDVDLKEAVRQAGTLVEASDEVIEVVYDFLRQRLYVQMRERRDDHSSVALAVSIAWHRPLQALLLLERLFALKDEEWFEELVTSAVRVRNILTKASSFSAKLEEGDLKLEAERELYEAVKEISPLVNDCLKRCDWEGLMKLLSRLSPVISRFFDEVFVMSEDARERQSRLSLLSLCNDLFRTLGDLGSLRGSKEAATRGQESE, from the coding sequence ATGAAAGCCTGTGATCTGGTCTTTGAGATCGGAACCGAAGAAATGCCGGCTTCGTATGTGGTTTGGGCTTTAGGGGAGGTGAAGCGCCTGGCCGAAGAGGAGTTTAAGGCCTCTCGCATTACCTTTTCATCGATGGAATCTTACGGCACGCCGCGCCGCTTGGCCCTTATCGTCAAGGATGTGCCCGAGAGGCAGGAAAACCTCTACGAGGAACACCGCGGCCCTGCATGGAATCAGGCCTACGATGCGAACGGTAACCCCACGAAGGCCGCCTACGGTTTCGCCAGAGGGAAAGGGGTGCCCTTAGAGAGCCTCAGGGTTAAGGATTACAACGGCACTCAATATGTCGTTTCAGTGATAGAAAGGGAAGGGCGCCCCACAACTGAAGTCCTGCCCGAGGTCATGGTGCGCATCACGAAGGGGCTCGTATTTCCGAAGAACATGTATTGGGACGACCCGGCGCTGCGCTTCGCTCGCCCTATAAGATGGATCCTCTGTCTGTGGGGTGAAAGCGTGATCCCCTTTGAGATTGGGAGATCCTCGAGCGGCCGGGTCACTCGGGGGCATCGCTTTATGGGGGCCAAGGGCATAGAGATCCGCACCGCCGACGAATATATGGACAAGCTTTACGACAACTATGTGATCGTAGACCATAACAAGCGCAGGGAAAAACTCTTAAGCGGAATATCCGCCATAGGGAAAGAGCTCGCTGCGACGGTGGATGCCCAACCGCGCTTGGTAGAGGAAAACTGTTTCCTCGTAGAATATCCGGTCCCCTTTTATGGTTCCTTCGATAAATCCTTCCTCGAGCTGCCCGAAGAGGTCCTCACGACCGTGATGGTCCACCACCAGCGCTATATGCCTGTTAGAGGAAGCGATGGCAAGCTCAAACCTTATTTCGTCGGCATAAGCAACAACAGGGCTACAGAGATGGGTGTGGTGGTCGATGGCAACGAGAGGGTCCTCCGCGCCAGGTTTGCCGACGCCGCGTTCTTCTGGGAAAAAGACCTGGAAAGGCCTCTCTCAGGTCGCGTAGTGGATTTGAAGCATATAGTCTATCAAGAGCAATTGGGCTCGCTTTACGACAAGACGCTTCGCATTCGCGAGCTTTCGATTTGGCTTTGCGAGGCCTTGGGTAAGGACGAAGTCAAGGAGCTCGTGGAGAGAGCTGCGTATCTCTCCAAAGCGGATCTGGTCACGCAGATGGTCTATGAATTTCCCGAGCTCCGGGGAGTGATGGGAAGGGAGTATGCACGCAGGAATGGGGAGCCCGATGCTGTTGTAAAAGCGCTCTATGAGCAATACCTCCCAGCCTATGCCGGAGATAGGCTGCCATCAGATGTCGTGGGCGCCATAGTCGGAATCGCCGACAGGATAGACTCCATAGTCTCGTGCTTCAAGGTCGGCCTCGTGCCCACCGGGTCGCAAGATCCTTATGGTCTTCGCCGCGCCGCCCGCTGCGTGACGGAGGTCATCTGGGGACTCGCTCTCGATGTGGATCTGAAAGAAGCGGTACGCCAAGCCGGCACGCTCGTCGAAGCGAGCGACGAAGTGATAGAAGTGGTATACGATTTCTTGCGCCAGAGGCTTTATGTGCAGATGAGGGAGCGTCGCGACGACCACTCATCGGTAGCGCTTGCCGTATCAATTGCGTGGCATCGTCCGCTGCAGGCGCTGTTGCTCTTGGAGCGGCTCTTCGCCTTAAAGGACGAAGAATGGTTCGAAGAGCTCGTCACATCTGCAGTGCGCGTGCGCAACATTTTGACCAAAGCCTCATCTTTCTCTGCGAAGTTGGAGGAGGGAGATTTGAAATTAGAGGCGGAGAGAGAACTTTACGAAGCGGTGAAAGAAATTAGCCCTCTGGTGAACGATTGCCTAAAGAGATGCGACTGGGAAGGGTTGATGAAGCTTTTGAGCAGACTTTCCCCGGTGATCTCGCGCTTTTTCGACGAGGTTTTCGTGATGTCAGAGGACGCCCGGGAGAGGCAAAGCCGACTTTCGCTGTTATCTTTGTGCAACGACCTCTTCCGCACCCTGGGCGACTTGGGAAGCCTTAGGGGGAGCAAGGAAGCTGCGACCAGAGGGCAGGAGAGCGAATAA
- the ppdK gene encoding pyruvate, phosphate dikinase codes for MEVKERTGVKYIYEFSEGSAKMRDLLGGKGANLAEMWRIGLPVPPGFIITTEGCREYQREGSKWLDSIWPDVVEAMRRLEKATGKTFGGGDNPLLVSVRSGAPVSMPGMMDTILNLGLNDETVKALAIASGDERFAYDSYRRFIQMFSNVVLGISSERFESILSDAKKKLSLQYDNQIPASAWKDIISAFKEVVKEETGNPFPMDPWVQLKQAIEAVFKSWNTKRAITYRRINNISDDLGTAVNVVTMVFGNLGDDCGTGVCFTRDPSTGEKGLYGEFLTNAQGEDVVAGIRTPQPISDLKKVMPEIYDELLKVADLLERHYKDMQDIEFTVEKGKLYILQTRNGKRTAKASVKIAADMAEEGLIDERTAVSRVTPYQVEQLLHPQVDQDADLKELAKGLPASPGAAVGKVVFEADEAEELGEAGEAVILVRPETTPDDIHGLYRAQGILTSRGGMTSHAAVVARGMGKPCVAGCESIVIDLEKEQFVAGDVVVKKGDVITIDGTRGLVFLGHAPLVQPSFDEDFKKLLDMADKCAKLEVWANADTPEDARRAREFGAKGIGLCRTEHMFMQPERLPIMQEMVVARTREERVKALDKLEVMQKEDFVGIFEAMDGLPVTIRLLDPPLHEFLPKKADLLSRLEELKKEGKGDSEEAREILSVLARVDALHEANPMLGFRGCRLGIVYPEIYEMQVRAIFEAACDVIEKGKVVKAKVMMPLVGTEEEMRRLKELTDKVADEIMKKRKKEFSYEVGSMVEVPRAAVASDEVAKHAEFFSFGTNDLTQTTFGYSRDDAEGKFLAEYIRLGVLPDNPFHTLDRKGVGRLMAIAVEEAKKVREDIELGICGEHGGDPMSIAFCHSIGLDYVSCSPFRVPVARLSAAHAALNLLK; via the coding sequence ATGGAAGTGAAAGAGAGAACAGGCGTAAAGTATATCTACGAGTTCAGCGAGGGCAGCGCCAAAATGCGGGACCTTTTGGGCGGCAAGGGTGCCAACTTGGCGGAGATGTGGCGAATAGGCCTTCCTGTCCCGCCTGGCTTCATAATCACCACCGAGGGATGCCGGGAATACCAGAGAGAGGGCTCCAAGTGGCTGGACTCCATATGGCCTGATGTCGTCGAAGCCATGCGGAGGCTTGAGAAGGCGACAGGGAAGACTTTTGGCGGTGGCGATAATCCCCTCCTCGTTTCGGTCAGGTCCGGTGCGCCTGTATCCATGCCAGGGATGATGGACACCATACTGAACCTCGGCTTAAACGACGAGACCGTCAAAGCCTTGGCAATAGCCTCCGGGGATGAGCGGTTTGCCTACGACAGCTACAGGCGCTTCATTCAGATGTTTTCAAACGTCGTCCTGGGCATTTCTTCAGAGAGATTTGAGTCCATCTTGTCTGATGCCAAAAAGAAACTTTCTCTCCAATATGACAATCAAATACCCGCTTCTGCTTGGAAGGATATCATCTCTGCGTTTAAGGAGGTCGTCAAGGAAGAGACCGGCAATCCCTTCCCAATGGATCCGTGGGTTCAACTGAAACAAGCCATAGAGGCCGTTTTTAAGAGTTGGAATACAAAGCGCGCCATAACCTATCGCCGGATCAATAACATATCCGACGACCTGGGCACGGCCGTCAACGTGGTCACTATGGTCTTCGGCAACCTTGGCGACGACTGCGGCACGGGTGTGTGTTTTACCAGGGATCCGTCGACAGGCGAAAAGGGGCTGTATGGGGAGTTTCTCACCAATGCTCAAGGGGAAGACGTGGTCGCGGGCATCAGGACGCCGCAGCCCATATCCGACCTCAAGAAAGTCATGCCCGAGATCTACGACGAACTCCTGAAAGTGGCCGATCTCTTGGAGAGGCACTATAAAGATATGCAAGACATAGAGTTCACCGTCGAGAAGGGCAAACTCTACATACTCCAGACCAGGAACGGCAAGCGCACGGCTAAGGCTTCCGTCAAGATTGCAGCCGATATGGCTGAGGAAGGGTTGATCGACGAAAGGACTGCCGTGTCGAGGGTTACGCCATATCAGGTGGAACAACTCCTCCACCCGCAGGTCGATCAAGACGCCGACTTGAAGGAGCTCGCCAAAGGTCTTCCCGCTTCGCCCGGAGCGGCGGTGGGAAAGGTGGTTTTTGAGGCCGACGAGGCCGAAGAGCTCGGCGAAGCTGGAGAGGCTGTCATATTAGTGCGACCGGAGACGACGCCCGATGACATACATGGGCTTTACAGGGCCCAAGGGATCCTGACGAGTCGCGGCGGCATGACCAGCCATGCGGCTGTGGTGGCGAGGGGCATGGGCAAACCGTGCGTTGCGGGGTGCGAGTCCATCGTCATAGACTTGGAGAAGGAGCAATTTGTCGCAGGCGATGTGGTGGTCAAAAAAGGGGACGTCATCACCATAGACGGCACCAGGGGGTTGGTCTTTTTGGGCCATGCACCGTTGGTTCAGCCGTCCTTCGACGAGGACTTTAAAAAACTTTTGGATATGGCCGACAAGTGCGCGAAGCTCGAGGTTTGGGCCAACGCCGACACGCCGGAAGATGCGCGCCGGGCCAGAGAGTTCGGCGCCAAAGGGATAGGCCTATGCCGCACGGAGCATATGTTCATGCAGCCGGAACGCCTGCCCATCATGCAGGAGATGGTTGTAGCTCGCACGAGGGAGGAGCGAGTGAAGGCCCTGGACAAGCTCGAGGTTATGCAGAAAGAGGACTTCGTGGGCATCTTTGAGGCCATGGATGGGCTTCCCGTTACGATAAGACTTCTCGATCCCCCCCTTCATGAGTTCTTACCCAAGAAAGCTGACCTCCTGTCGAGGCTTGAGGAACTTAAGAAAGAAGGCAAAGGAGATTCCGAAGAGGCCCGAGAGATACTGTCCGTCTTGGCGAGGGTGGATGCGCTCCACGAAGCGAACCCGATGCTCGGCTTCAGGGGTTGCCGCCTCGGCATAGTCTATCCAGAAATCTACGAGATGCAGGTGAGGGCTATATTTGAGGCGGCCTGCGACGTGATCGAAAAAGGCAAGGTGGTCAAGGCTAAGGTCATGATGCCCCTCGTCGGTACGGAGGAGGAGATGAGGCGGCTTAAAGAGCTCACCGACAAAGTCGCCGATGAGATCATGAAGAAGAGGAAGAAGGAGTTTTCCTATGAGGTCGGGAGCATGGTGGAGGTGCCGAGGGCTGCAGTCGCGTCAGACGAGGTTGCCAAACATGCCGAATTCTTCAGCTTTGGCACGAACGATCTCACTCAGACCACCTTCGGCTATTCCCGCGATGACGCGGAGGGCAAATTCCTGGCCGAATACATACGCCTCGGCGTTTTGCCCGATAACCCATTCCATACGCTCGATCGTAAAGGCGTCGGCAGGCTTATGGCGATAGCGGTGGAAGAGGCCAAGAAGGTGCGGGAGGACATAGAACTGGGGATATGCGGGGAACACGGTGGCGACCCGATGAGCATAGCCTTCTGCCACAGTATAGGGCTCGACTACGTGAGCTGCTCTCCGTTCCGCGTCCCTGTGGCGCGCCTTTCGGCTGCCCACGCGGCCTTGAACCTACTGAAGTAG
- the recO gene encoding DNA repair protein RecO: MESIKQGFFKARGTALRRVESREGDLSLYLFLEKTGPIWVAAPGAAKGRRRFGGAAEPLIFGIYSLYSGRNRLYLRDIDVKEDFWTLRKKPLHLRGGLALAKLIVDYLPPNHPCNELLSLFFWALRSLEDGVSPDIVKWRFLWRWLKYWGIAPDFDRCAKCGAPLEDARWGGEGFYCSNCSEPGTGISFSGTALQEVRRAAILSRRVFVKWTTQEEPCFSKWSELNEKLVYLLEKERR, encoded by the coding sequence TTGGAGTCCATAAAGCAGGGTTTTTTCAAGGCAAGGGGAACGGCGTTGCGGAGGGTAGAATCGAGGGAGGGAGACCTGTCTCTTTACCTCTTTTTGGAAAAGACAGGCCCTATCTGGGTTGCAGCGCCCGGTGCCGCCAAAGGAAGGCGGCGCTTCGGCGGAGCGGCAGAACCGCTGATCTTCGGCATTTATTCCCTTTACAGCGGACGGAATCGCCTTTATCTTAGAGATATCGACGTGAAGGAAGATTTTTGGACGCTTCGCAAGAAGCCTCTCCACTTGAGGGGCGGCCTGGCGCTCGCCAAATTGATCGTGGATTATCTTCCGCCCAATCATCCATGTAACGAGCTGCTCTCTCTCTTTTTCTGGGCTCTCCGGTCGCTCGAAGATGGCGTAAGCCCGGACATCGTCAAGTGGCGTTTCCTGTGGCGTTGGCTCAAATATTGGGGCATTGCCCCTGACTTCGACCGCTGCGCGAAGTGCGGCGCTCCCCTTGAGGATGCCCGGTGGGGAGGGGAAGGGTTTTACTGCTCCAACTGCAGCGAGCCGGGGACAGGTATTTCGTTTTCCGGAACGGCCTTGCAAGAAGTGCGAAGGGCTGCTATCCTGTCACGAAGAGTTTTTGTAAAATGGACTACGCAAGAAGAGCCTTGCTTTTCTAAATGGAGCGAATTGAACGAAAAACTTGTCTATCTTTTGGAGAAAGAGAGACGTTGA
- a CDS encoding deoxyguanosinetriphosphate triphosphohydrolase: MTLRERWENLENDILAPYAARSACSRGRVREEEPCPIRTCFQRDRDRILHSKAFRRLKHKTQVLLLPEGDHYRTRLTHTLEVAQIARTIARALRLNEDLTEAIALGHDLGHTPFGHMGEEVLNELALREGLDGFSHARQSLRVVDILERDGKGLNLTREVREGISQHSKGQVDVRHGFRLSAPSTYEAWVVRLSDSVAYLNHDLDDALRANIVSLSDVPRIVIEKMGDSHSKRIGNLVMDIVASSGEGGITMSDSMLETAEILRDFLFKRVYSAEQARKEEPKVRHLLSTLFDFLLKEATDLRSAGDDPPARQVLDFISGMTDRYAVAYFQRLTVPSPWPFDMGDFPKLP; encoded by the coding sequence ATGACCTTGAGGGAGAGATGGGAGAACTTAGAAAATGACATCCTGGCACCCTACGCCGCCAGGAGCGCGTGCAGCAGGGGAAGGGTTAGAGAAGAAGAGCCCTGTCCGATCCGAACGTGTTTCCAGAGAGACAGGGATAGGATCCTTCACAGCAAGGCCTTCAGACGCCTTAAGCACAAGACCCAAGTACTCCTCTTGCCAGAGGGAGATCACTACAGAACTCGCCTCACGCACACGCTCGAGGTGGCTCAAATCGCCCGCACCATCGCTCGGGCCTTGCGCCTGAACGAAGACCTCACTGAGGCCATAGCCTTGGGGCATGACCTCGGGCATACCCCTTTCGGCCATATGGGTGAGGAGGTGCTGAACGAACTCGCCCTGAGAGAGGGGCTCGATGGATTTAGCCACGCGCGACAAAGCCTACGGGTGGTCGATATTTTAGAGAGGGATGGCAAGGGGCTTAACCTCACTCGGGAGGTGCGCGAGGGAATATCGCAGCATTCTAAGGGGCAAGTGGACGTGAGGCATGGTTTTAGATTGAGTGCACCTTCGACCTATGAGGCTTGGGTAGTGCGCCTCTCGGACTCCGTAGCGTATCTGAATCACGACCTCGACGATGCTCTGAGGGCCAACATCGTTTCGCTGAGCGACGTGCCGAGGATCGTGATAGAAAAAATGGGCGATTCCCACAGCAAGCGCATAGGCAATCTCGTAATGGACATAGTAGCTTCGAGCGGCGAAGGCGGCATAACGATGAGCGACTCCATGTTAGAGACCGCCGAGATCTTGAGGGATTTCCTATTCAAGCGCGTGTATTCGGCCGAACAGGCACGGAAGGAGGAGCCAAAAGTCAGACACCTCCTCTCCACGCTCTTCGACTTCCTACTCAAGGAAGCCACAGACCTTCGCTCCGCCGGTGATGATCCGCCGGCAAGGCAGGTGCTGGACTTCATTTCCGGCATGACGGATCGCTATGCCGTGGCCTACTTCCAACGTCTAACTGTGCCATCGCCTTGGCCGTTTGACATGGGTGACTTTCCCAAGCTGCCTTAA
- a CDS encoding transglycosylase domain-containing protein, which translates to MAKTDAKKHRGWMRKIFTFVLLAVLFLAAVGAASVTYFLFKYGRDLPTFDEMISYEPNLSTVVYDRNGREIARLFRENRTWVRLEEISPWMIKATMAAEDSSFYKHHGVDISGIIRALWVNFSRREAIQGGSTITQQLARNLFLTLDRTLDRKIKETILALRMERIFSKDQILEMYLNTIYFGHGAYGVFAASQQYYGKKPSELSLAESAMLAGLIAAPERFTPLRHPEEAKTRQAYVLRRLVELEWISAKEGSEALAQKLTFASKKAPTLSNNKAPYFVSYILFGHLLPRYGGERVYQGGLRVYTTLDLALQQKADEVIQKLPSEGAIVALDPATGEILTMAGGKNFEKSKFNRAIQAYRQPGSAFKPIIYAAALESGIRFVDHLLDAPLVYENGWAPTNYDDKFHGEVTALEALIHSYNVAAIRVAEIVGLDKVKNLARRVGITSPYLPYDLSIALGSGSLTPMELATAYACFANGGYRVKPFAIKEIRDREGVILESNGPVLEPSLDPIVSMTMLSALKDVVLYGTGRPARIEGYETFGKTGTTNEWNDAWFVGGVPGLVAVVYAGHDDHKPLGDKATGGRIAAPVWKEFVSAAAKDLNLPKSFTIKPEYDVEEVTVCRYSGFLAAPNCPRGTLILQIGSAPLNTCPHHGGMAFAGIAEDPNAPRLLLAPQDYTYMASGQAAPELSAPSIVAPSAESLPQISKGAAPPSPAEKPYKKDPSPPDEVERRFQELLKEYGLVN; encoded by the coding sequence ATGGCTAAGACAGACGCCAAAAAACATCGAGGTTGGATGCGAAAGATATTTACGTTTGTGCTGCTGGCGGTGCTCTTTTTAGCGGCAGTCGGTGCAGCGTCAGTCACTTATTTTCTCTTTAAATACGGTCGTGACTTGCCGACCTTTGACGAGATGATATCCTACGAGCCAAACCTCTCCACGGTGGTATACGACCGCAACGGTCGTGAGATAGCCAGGCTCTTCAGGGAAAACCGCACTTGGGTTCGCTTAGAAGAGATTTCTCCGTGGATGATAAAGGCGACCATGGCAGCCGAAGACAGCAGCTTTTACAAGCACCACGGCGTCGACATTTCCGGAATCATCAGGGCGCTTTGGGTCAACTTCAGCCGCAGAGAGGCGATTCAGGGGGGCAGCACGATCACGCAACAATTGGCCCGCAACCTCTTTTTGACGCTCGACAGGACGCTCGACAGGAAGATTAAAGAGACAATCCTCGCGCTTCGCATGGAGAGGATATTCTCGAAAGACCAAATACTCGAAATGTATCTGAATACGATCTACTTCGGCCACGGTGCCTACGGTGTATTCGCAGCTTCGCAACAATACTATGGCAAGAAACCGTCTGAACTCTCTCTCGCCGAATCTGCCATGCTGGCCGGCCTAATCGCGGCGCCGGAGCGCTTTACCCCCCTTCGCCATCCAGAGGAAGCCAAGACCAGGCAAGCCTACGTGTTGAGAAGGCTCGTAGAGTTAGAGTGGATATCGGCAAAGGAAGGAAGCGAGGCGTTGGCACAAAAGCTCACCTTTGCGTCAAAAAAGGCGCCAACGCTGAGCAACAATAAAGCACCATATTTCGTTTCGTATATCCTCTTCGGCCACCTCCTGCCGCGATACGGAGGCGAGAGGGTCTATCAAGGGGGACTTAGGGTGTACACCACTCTCGACCTCGCTCTCCAACAAAAGGCAGATGAGGTCATCCAAAAGCTTCCGAGCGAAGGTGCCATAGTGGCTCTTGACCCAGCCACTGGCGAGATATTGACCATGGCGGGCGGCAAAAACTTCGAAAAGAGCAAATTCAACCGCGCGATCCAAGCATATCGCCAGCCCGGCTCAGCCTTCAAGCCCATCATATACGCGGCGGCGCTTGAATCGGGCATCCGTTTTGTCGACCACCTCTTGGACGCCCCGCTGGTCTACGAAAATGGATGGGCACCCACAAATTACGACGACAAATTTCACGGGGAGGTTACAGCGCTGGAGGCGTTGATCCACTCATACAACGTCGCCGCCATCCGTGTAGCCGAAATTGTGGGTTTGGACAAAGTTAAGAATCTGGCTCGAAGAGTCGGCATAACGAGTCCCTACCTCCCTTATGATCTATCCATAGCGCTTGGGTCCGGCAGCCTTACGCCCATGGAGCTGGCGACGGCTTACGCATGCTTTGCCAACGGAGGCTATCGCGTAAAACCTTTCGCCATAAAGGAGATACGCGACAGAGAAGGAGTCATTTTGGAGTCAAACGGTCCCGTGCTCGAGCCGTCCCTTGACCCGATCGTCAGCATGACCATGCTCTCCGCCCTCAAAGACGTAGTCCTCTACGGCACGGGGAGGCCAGCGAGGATAGAGGGATACGAAACCTTTGGGAAGACAGGAACGACGAACGAATGGAACGATGCATGGTTTGTCGGCGGCGTGCCTGGATTAGTAGCGGTGGTATATGCAGGTCACGACGATCACAAACCCCTCGGCGACAAGGCCACAGGAGGAAGGATCGCGGCTCCCGTATGGAAGGAGTTCGTCAGCGCTGCCGCGAAGGATCTAAATCTGCCCAAAAGTTTCACGATAAAGCCCGAATATGATGTGGAAGAGGTGACGGTGTGCAGGTATAGCGGCTTCCTCGCAGCGCCCAACTGCCCTCGCGGAACGCTCATTCTGCAAATCGGCTCCGCTCCTCTGAATACGTGTCCCCACCACGGCGGGATGGCCTTCGCGGGCATCGCCGAAGATCCGAATGCCCCAAGACTCTTGCTCGCGCCTCAGGATTACACTTATATGGCCAGCGGCCAAGCAGCGCCAGAACTCAGCGCACCTTCGATAGTCGCTCCATCTGCCGAAAGCCTGCCGCAAATTTCCAAAGGCGCTGCGCCGCCATCGCCTGCGGAAAAACCCTATAAAAAAGACCCAAGCCCGCCTGATGAGGTAGAGCGCCGATTTCAGGAGCTCTTGAAAGAATATGGCCTCGTGAATTAA